One genomic region from Terriglobales bacterium encodes:
- a CDS encoding dual specificity protein phosphatase gives MDLTWVTDRIAVGGAIWDERRMIEVVRQGVTHIIDMQIEFDDTLLAEPFGVDVLWNPMEDDFQPKPPEVFQRGVEFALRALDAPEARLLIHCAAGIHRAPMMALALLRAMGWELEDALELIQVRRPVVDFADVYVESVENFVRDYAQAEK, from the coding sequence ATGGACCTGACCTGGGTGACCGACCGCATCGCGGTCGGCGGCGCTATCTGGGACGAGCGGCGCATGATCGAGGTCGTTCGTCAGGGCGTCACCCACATCATCGACATGCAGATCGAGTTCGACGACACCCTGCTCGCCGAACCCTTCGGCGTCGACGTGCTGTGGAACCCCATGGAAGACGACTTCCAGCCCAAGCCGCCGGAAGTCTTCCAGCGCGGCGTCGAGTTTGCCCTGCGGGCCCTCGACGCGCCCGAAGCCCGCCTGCTCATCCACTGCGCTGCCGGCATCCACCGCGCTCCCATGATGGCCCTGGCGCTGCTGCGGGCCATGGGCTGGGAATTGGAGGACGCCCTCGAGCTCATCCAGGTCCGCCGCCCGGTCGTCGACTTTGCCGATGTCTACGTGGAAAGCGTCGAGAACTTCGTCCGCGATTACGCCCAAGCAGAAAAATAG
- a CDS encoding LysM peptidoglycan-binding domain-containing protein codes for MESLLVRVRKEYQDGQAEYAAGHLETARAHFDRAFDLLLTGPVNARSDRRLEQEFQRIVDGVNRLEMEALKQGDGFTEQRSEPAPIDEASEVTFPVDPNLRARAEAGLRTTISDIPLVMNDLVASYLQYFTNTNKGRNTMQYSWERAARYRETILRILREEGVPQDLIYVAQAESGFHPLAVSRAGARGMWQFMAARATEYGLKRNWWIDERQDPEKATRAAARHLRDLYEQFGDWHLAIAAYNSGPLNVQRGVERTGYADFWELYKRDVLPRETKNYVPIILAVMIIAKNPEAYGFQPMEAQPLAVERVTVDYPLDLRLAAEALDVPVSILQDLNPALLRMTTPREGAFELRLPWGTKETFEQAMAAIPRDMRVWWRYHKVARGESLSAIARKYRTTTDAIAKVNNLTGDSLYADAKLVIPVTPGKRLPGDMEGMVYSKRPVRYKVRQGDTLMSIADDFGVPLEKLRQWNRLRGNHVRRGQFLRIYRPVAVDYRETATLTTKSRKNGQLTGKPGQHVHTVRSGETLYSIASTYGTTVAELQRANGLTSSRLYPGDTLIVRTGP; via the coding sequence GTGGAAAGCTTGCTGGTCCGCGTCCGCAAGGAGTACCAGGACGGCCAGGCGGAATACGCTGCCGGCCACCTGGAGACGGCCCGCGCCCACTTCGACCGCGCCTTCGACCTGCTGCTCACCGGCCCGGTCAACGCCCGCTCGGACCGCCGCCTGGAGCAGGAGTTCCAGCGCATCGTGGACGGCGTGAACCGCCTGGAGATGGAAGCCCTCAAGCAGGGCGACGGCTTCACCGAGCAGCGCTCCGAACCCGCCCCCATCGATGAAGCCAGCGAAGTCACCTTCCCGGTGGACCCCAATCTGCGCGCCCGGGCCGAGGCCGGGCTGCGCACCACCATCTCCGATATCCCGCTGGTGATGAATGATCTGGTCGCCAGCTACCTGCAGTACTTCACGAACACCAATAAGGGCCGCAATACCATGCAGTATTCCTGGGAGCGCGCGGCCCGGTACCGGGAGACCATCCTGCGCATTCTGCGGGAAGAGGGTGTGCCACAGGACCTCATCTATGTGGCGCAGGCGGAGTCCGGGTTCCATCCCCTGGCCGTCTCGCGTGCCGGCGCCCGGGGCATGTGGCAGTTTATGGCCGCCCGCGCCACCGAGTATGGCCTGAAGCGCAACTGGTGGATCGATGAACGGCAGGATCCGGAAAAGGCCACCCGCGCCGCCGCCCGCCATCTGCGTGATCTCTACGAGCAGTTCGGCGACTGGCATCTGGCCATCGCCGCCTATAACTCCGGTCCGCTCAACGTGCAGCGGGGCGTGGAACGCACCGGCTACGCCGACTTCTGGGAGCTCTACAAGCGCGACGTCCTGCCCCGCGAGACCAAGAACTACGTGCCCATCATCCTGGCGGTCATGATCATCGCCAAGAATCCTGAGGCCTACGGCTTCCAGCCCATGGAAGCCCAGCCCCTGGCGGTGGAGCGCGTGACGGTGGATTACCCTCTCGATCTCCGCTTGGCCGCCGAGGCCCTCGATGTCCCCGTCAGCATCCTGCAGGACCTCAATCCCGCCCTGCTGCGCATGACCACGCCGCGCGAGGGCGCTTTCGAATTGCGCCTGCCCTGGGGGACCAAAGAGACTTTCGAGCAGGCCATGGCGGCCATCCCGCGCGACATGCGGGTGTGGTGGCGCTACCACAAGGTGGCCCGGGGTGAATCCTTGTCCGCCATCGCCCGCAAGTACCGCACCACCACCGACGCCATCGCCAAGGTCAACAACCTCACCGGCGACTCGCTGTACGCCGATGCCAAGCTGGTCATTCCGGTCACGCCCGGCAAGCGGCTGCCCGGCGACATGGAGGGCATGGTTTATTCCAAGCGGCCGGTGCGCTACAAAGTCCGCCAGGGCGATACCCTGATGTCGATCGCCGATGACTTCGGCGTTCCTTTGGAAAAACTCCGCCAGTGGAACCGTTTGCGCGGCAACCATGTGCGCCGCGGCCAGTTCTTGCGCATCTATCGCCCGGTCGCGGTGGACTACCGTGAAACCGCGACTCTCACCACTAAGTCCCGCAAGAATGGGCAGTTAACCGGTAAGCCGGGACAGCACGTGCACACCGTCCGCTCCGGCGAGACCCTCTACAGCATCGCCTCCACCTATGGCACCACGGTGGCCGAGCTGCAGCGTGCCAATGGCCTCACCTCTTCCCGGCTCTACCCCGGCGACACGCTCATTGTCCGTACCGGGCCCTAG
- a CDS encoding XRE family transcriptional regulator, whose translation MKFKALQENLRKALWKRIEAGELTGLKLAKQTGFQQAHISNFLNRKRSLSLDGMDRVLAAQHMSVLDLLDPDEINKRASIVPPSEDEFENVLLVEGTVAAGEPLITQENVKEILKFKKNFLRRLRPEMESPRDDWHRFVLVKVDAREGMSMYPRLLPDAMVLIDRHYNSLKPYRKNERNMYAVKKEGGCTIKYVEQADGHLVLRPENPAYPVDVLPIEEGTSHADYIVGRVCHVSIEA comes from the coding sequence ATGAAATTCAAGGCTCTGCAGGAAAACCTCCGCAAGGCGCTGTGGAAACGGATCGAGGCCGGCGAGCTGACCGGGCTGAAGCTGGCCAAGCAGACCGGCTTCCAGCAAGCGCACATTTCCAACTTCCTCAACCGGAAGCGGTCTTTGAGCCTGGACGGCATGGACCGCGTGCTGGCGGCACAGCACATGTCGGTGCTGGACCTGCTGGATCCGGACGAGATCAACAAGCGGGCGTCGATCGTACCGCCGAGCGAGGACGAGTTCGAGAACGTGCTGCTGGTGGAGGGCACGGTGGCCGCGGGCGAGCCGCTGATCACGCAGGAGAACGTGAAGGAAATCCTGAAGTTCAAGAAGAACTTCCTGCGGCGGCTGCGGCCGGAGATGGAATCGCCGCGGGACGACTGGCATCGCTTCGTGCTGGTGAAGGTGGACGCGCGCGAGGGGATGAGCATGTACCCGCGGCTGCTGCCGGACGCCATGGTGCTGATCGACCGCCACTACAATTCGCTGAAGCCCTACCGCAAGAACGAGCGCAACATGTACGCGGTAAAGAAAGAAGGCGGATGCACCATCAAGTACGTGGAGCAGGCCGACGGCCACCTGGTGCTGCGCCCGGAGAACCCAGCCTATCCGGTGGACGTGCTGCCGATCGAGGAAGGCACGAGCCATGCGGATTACATCGTGGGCCGGGTGTGCCACGTGTCCATCGAGGCGTAA